The genomic stretch AGAGGCCGGGGCCCCACTCGTAAACCACGAAGACGTCAAAAAACTCGCGTTCACGGGGTCGACAGAGGTAGGCCGGGGCGTGATGAAAAACGCCGCCGACTCCATCACGGATATCACGCTCGAACTCGGCGGCAAGAGTCCTGTAATCGTTCACTCTGACGCCGATATCGACCACGCAACTGACGTGGCTGTGAACGCACTCTTTTTCAATTCTGGCGAGTGTTGCTGTGCAGGAACGAGACTCTTCGTTCACGAAGCGATTCGCGAAGAGTTCGTTGACGCGCTGGTAGCAAAAACAATGCAGCTATCGATTGGGGACCCACTCCTCGACGACACTGACATCGGTCCGGAAATCTCACAGACAGAGGTCGCGCGAACGAATCGATACATTCGATGGGCCCGTGAATCGGGTGCGTATCTTCTGACCAGCGGTGAAACACCGGCAGTGGGGTACTTCGTCGCCCCGACTATCGTTGGTGACCTCGAACACGAACGACGGGCGGCTCAAGAGGAAATTTTCGGACCAGTGGGAATTCTGTTCTCGTGGTCGTCGTACGAGGAGATGATCGAGTTGGCCAACGACGTCGACTACGGCTTGGCCGCAGGCGTCATCACCGACGATCTCTCACAGGCGTACCGCACGGCACGCGATTTGGAGGCTGGAAACGTCTGGGTGAACACGTACAACGAGTTCCCGGCTGGCCAGCCCTTCGGCGGCTACAAACAATCTGGAACGGGACGGGAGACAGCGTTCGAGACGCTCGACGAGTATCTCCAGAGCAAGACGATTACGATTGCGTTGACGTCTCCGCTCGACGGCTGAATCCTTGGTAGATTCAATTCTCGTATTTACATTAACCCTTAATCGAATGGCTTGCCAGTGGCGGCAGTTGTTAGCATCAATTAAATCTCAGTAACTTACAGGATGTGCCCATTCGTGACCAACGACAGTCGAATTACGAGTACCGTGTCGCCAGTCCATCCCATTCAATGCTCGCTGCTCGAACGCTCGAAAGGTTGAATCGGAGGAATCGAGTTCCTCACCAGCCATACAACGCACTGCGAGGTGCTTGCCTCGCGGCATCGCGGTTCGCCGTGATGGAGATACACGGCAGAATATTGTTGGTTTACTAAGATGATAGTTTTGCCGTGACACAGGCCGGTGCCCATTGCTTGCTAAGAACAGTGCGTTTCAGCTGGATGTCGAGTGGCCTCGACCGTTCGTGTTCGTTCTTTTGTGGGCTGAATGCCGGTAAGTCAGGCTTTACGTCCTATAGAAGCCGATATACCCGCTCCGATGATTTTCACGCGTTCCTAACTGTTTCACTCGTGGAACGCAATGGAACACAACGCCGTCTCTCGAAATCACCTCCTAACAAAATGTCGTCATAACCAAAGGGTTGCATGGTACGTATGCACACCCTAACCGGGTTCCAGCGCGATCTCCTCACGGTCATCGCGGGCCACGACAAGCCCTCGGGTCAAGACATCAAGAGCGAACTCGAATCCCAGGTCGGCGACATCAACCACGGGCGGCTGTATCCCAACCTCGACGCGCTGGTCGAGGCGAACCTCGTTGACAAAGGCGAAATCGACCGTCGGACGAACTACTACGCGCTCTCTGACGCTGGGCGAGAAGCGCTGGTCGAATACGACGAGTGGCGAGAGAACTACGCGACACCGGTTTCGTCGCCCGCGTTTTGATTTTTCTTCGGGTCCAGAGCTATCTCTGATCGTCCGCGGGCTGGTGTCTTCTGACCAAGTAGCGTCATGAAGCTGTCGCGTGTGACACAACGGTTTTTTCGCTAGCGGGAGTCGAATTCTCCATGGTCACCCCCGCACACGAGTCCCCGCTCCGTCGCCGATTCGGCGTGACGCTGCTCGCAGGTCTCCCTGGAATCCTCGCGCTCGCCGGCTACATCTATCTCACGACACCACAGTCTGCCATTCCAGCAGGCCTCTCCCGCCCACTCCTCGCCGTGCTTTCGGGGGTCAACTCCCTGCTGTTTCTCGCCGTCGCCTGTCTGGTCGGCGCGTTCGCCGCGCCGCGGGTCGGCCTGCGCTCGTATCTCGTAGACCGGGCCGGGACCGGCGACCGAATCTGGCCCCGACTCCGTGACGAGGTCCGTCTCGCCGTCTCCGTCGGCATCCTCGGAGGCCTGTTGGTCCTCGTCCTCGATGTCGCGCTCGCGCCGTTCGTCGCCCAGGACATCCCCCAGCCGGGAGCCGGAGCGGTTCAGCCCACGGTGTTCGACGTGCTCGCCTACGCGCCGGTTCGATTCCTCTACGGTGGCATTACGGAGGAACTCATGTTTCGATTCGGGCTCATGTCCGCACTCGTGTTCGTCGGGTGGTTCGTCTCCGGTCGGCGGGCGGGTGGCCCGCGGTCGGGCGTGATGTGGGTGGCTATCGTGGTGTCGGCGGTGCTGTTCGGCGTCGGGCACCTGCCCGCGCTCGCCCAGTCGGTCAGCCTCACGCCCCTCCTGATTGCCCGAACGATTCTCCTGAACACGGTCGCTGGCGTCCTGTTCGGCTGGTTGTACTGGCGGCGAAGCCTCGAAGCGGCGATGGTCGCCCACGCCTCGTTTCACGTTCCGCTCGTGGTGGTGTCGCTCGTTCAGGTCGCGCTGCTCTGACGGTTCTCTTCGGCGACGGGGCCCTCTATTGACAGTACCCCCACGATGACGATATCGCGTAGCTCCCTTACTCGACGGCAATCGTCAGTCGCACTTCGAACTCTTGGTCGTCCATCCCCACTCGGTCGCGAGCCGTGTACGTCCCCTTCGGATAACCATCCTCAGAGGGGGTATACGTCAGAACGGCGTACTCCTCACAGACGTGGTCCCCTGCCGTTACTTTTCTCAGGCGTCCCACCTCGCTTTCGAGATATCCCTGCTCCAGTGGCCAACTCTTCCCGACTGGCTGGTCCGGAATCACATGCTGTTGCTCGTTTAACCGGGGCGGGAAGATAATCAGCCGCTTTGTCTGCTCGTCGTTCCACGCAGAATACCGAGTGAATGGAGCCGTGATGCCAAAGTCCAGCGTCGTGGGAACATCCCCGCGGTAGGTCAAGCAGATCGTGACGAGTGGTGGACTCGTTGCTGTGGGGGCGCTCGACGCTTCGACGGTGAGTTCGAGGTCATTCGTAGGCGGGTGTATCTCCGTCGAATAGGTTAGCATACAGTCAATTCGCGTTCACTCAATAGGACTCTATCGCCGAAATCGATAGGAGAGCCGCGAGAACTCAGTCACAGAGCTATCGGAAGTATCGGAACCCACCCCATTCCGCTTATCACACTCCCGGTAGACTGGTCTGTCATGATACGGGATGCGAGAGTGTTGCAGGACGATTTCTTGCCCCAGGAGGTCCAGCACCGCGAGGCAGAAGTCACCCAGCTTTCCACCACGCTCGCAGCCCTCACGCGCGGTGAAGCCCCCGAAACGGCCTTCCTCTCCGGCCCCAGTGGCGTCGGCAAGACCTGCATCGCGAAGTTCACCGTCGACCGCCTGCGCGAGGAACTCATCGACGTGAACCACCAGTACATCAACTGCTGGGAGGACTACAACCGCTATCGCACGCTCTATCGCATTCTCGAAGGCATCGGCCAGACGCTGGACGTGCATCGCCAATCGACGCCCCTAGACGAACTGCTCGAACGGGTGCGGTCGTACGACGGCCCGCCCTACGTCGTCATCCTCGACGAGGTAGACCAACTCGAAGACACCTCCGTGCTCTACGACCTGTACAACACCCCGCGGATTCACATGGTCCTCATCGCGAACGAGGAGGACGACCTGTTCGCAGAACTCGAAGAACGGGTGCGCAGTCGCCTGCTGAGCAGCGTTCGCGTCCGGTTCGAACGCTACCACCTGGAGGAACTCGTCACCATCCTCGAAGACAGAGCGCGGTGGGGATTATCGGAAGGCGCTATCGGAAAGCAGCAATTGGCCCTCATCGGGGACGCCGCAGCGGGCGATGCGCGGGTCGCAATCGGCATTCTTCGGAACGCCGCGCGACGCGCCCAGCAGGCGAACGCAGACACTATCTCGTTCGAGATGGTCCACGAATCGATTCCTCGAGGGAAGGCGGAAGTCAGGCGCAAAGCCGTCGATAAACTCCACCCCCACCAGCACGCCCTCTACGAGATTCTGCGCGAAGCGGGCGAACTCTCGCCGGGTGAGTTGTACGAACGCTACACGGAGAACGTGGAGAATCCAAAGACCAAGCGCACGGTCAGAAATTATCTGACGAAGATGGACCATTACGGTCTCGTCATCGCCGAGGGGACGAACCGTGGCCGGACCTATCGCCCACAATGAATTAGCATATCGGAACGACCGGAAGCCACACGCTTTGGGTTATCTCACTGTCTCGCGAATTTTCTGATATGAAGCCGACGACCGGTGACCCGCCCGCACTGCCGACGCTCGGGCCAGGAGTCACCAGACTCGAAGCAGACGAAAGAATCACTGGCGCACTACAGTCGCTCGTCTTAGACCACGTCCTCATGAGCAAGGGCGACGCCCTGTGGGTCGACAGTCGCGCCAACGGAACCACCCAGCCACTCGCCCGGCTCGCCCCGAGTCGTCGGGCGCTCGACCGGATTCACATCGCCCGCGGGTTCACGCCGTGGCAACACTACAGCCTGCTTCAGGACCTGCCCGCGGCCGTCACCGAGTCCACGTCGCTCGTCGTCCTGCCTGCTATCGACTGGTTCTACCGGAGTGACGAGGTTCGGGCGTCGATGGGCAAACGCATGTTCGAGCGCGCGGTCGAGCAGGTCGAAGCCATCGCCACAGACTTTGACGTGCCCGTGCTCGTGACGACCCACGAGCAGGATGCGTTCACCGACCCGCTCGTTTCCGTCAGTGCGCCGCTCGAATGCACGCTCACGAAGTTCGGGCCGCGCTTTTCCGGCCAGGAGTTCGAGACGCTCGTCTACCCCGTCGAATACGGCCTGCTCCAGACGACGCTCGCCTACTGGTGTCAGGTGCTCTCTGCGCGTCACCCGGCGATTACCACGCCGTCCTCGCGGGAGGTGGCCGCGGGTGGGGCGCACTAATCCGACCTACCGCGACCTCGTCCGCGGGACCGAGACGCGCTGGCAGGACTATCGGCGGGCGCTGCGCCGTGACGACCAGCCACACTTCGACCGCCTGTTCGAGCACGCTCGCGCCCACGCCGACGCGGGTGGCTTCCTCAACCACCAGTTCGTCGAACTACCCATCTTACTCTCCATCGCGCTCGAACAGGAGAAGGAACTCGCCCGCCTGCGCGAACGCCTCGACCAACTCACGGAGGAGTCGTGACTACCCATGCCCTTCACGTTCGACTACCGCGACGGCGACGTGCTCGCGTGGTCGCTCACCGACGAGGGCGCGACTTACACGCGCGATGAATCCTATACGCCCACCATCTACGTGTCGGCGCACGGTGCGGGCCATCTCGCTGACGCTGCGGACGTGCTTCGCGGTCATCCCGCTGTGTCGCACGTTCGCGAGGTGAGCGAGCGCGTCAGTTTTCGCCACGACACAGAACCCGTCCTCGAAGTCGGCGTCACCGAACTCGACGCGGTGACCATGCTCGCCCACACCATCGCCGGGTGGGGGTCGCCGGGGACGTACCGCCCCTACAACGTGGACCTCTCGCGGGAGTATCGCTACTGCCTCGAAAACGACATCATGCCCCTGCCCGAGCGCGAGTTGCGCGTCCTGTCACTTTCCACGCCCGAGTCGAACCTCAGTCGGGGGCGCATCACGACGCTCAAACTCGACGACGAGACGGTCGAGGGCACGCCCGCGGAGGTTCTCGACGTGCTCTCCGTACGCCTCGACGCACAGGACCCGGACGTGTTCTTGCTCTCGACGAGCGAACTCGTTCCCGCCCTCTACGAGCAGGCGCGACAGGTCGGCAACGACGAGTTCTACCTCGGACGACTGCCCGGCTGGGAGCGTCTCGCCGGGAAATCGACGTACACGAGCTACGGCCGGGTGGGCCATTCGCCTGCTCGCTACAACCTTCCAGGACGAGTCATCATCGACCGCAGCAACACGTTCATGTGGAATCAGACGAACCTCGACGGCTGTCTGGACCTCGTGAAGCGTTCGGGGAAACCACTTCAGGAACTCGCGTGGGCGTCGATTGGCAACATCCTGACGGCCATCGAAATCAAGGAAGCCCGCAGACGCGGGGTGCTCGTCCCGTGGCACTCGTGGCGTCACGAGCAATTCAAGACGATGAACCAGCTTCACGAGGCAGACCGCGGCGGGTTCACCTTCGCGCCGAAGGTGGGCCTCCACGAGGACGTCCACGAACTCGACTTCTCCTCGCTGTATCCGAACATCATCGTGACGCGGAACGTGAGTCCCGAGAAGATTCGGTGTGACTGCCACGCCGGCCGCGAGGACGTGCCCGGTCTTGGTTACGCTATCTGCGACGAGCGCGGGTATCTCCCGAACGTGCTCGAACCGCTCATCGCAGACCGGGATGCGTACAAGCGCGAACTCGCAGAGACGGATGACCCAGCGCGGCGAGCCGTCCTCGAAGGCCGGTCGAACGCGCTCAAGTGGATTCTCGTCTCCTCCTTTGGCTACCAGGGGTTTTCGAACGCGAAGTTCGGGCGCATCGAGTGCCACGAAGCAATCAACGCCTTCGCACGCCAGATTCTCCTCGACGCGAAGGATGTGTTCGAGGCGAACGGCTGGCGCGTCGTCCACGGCATCGTGGATAGTCTCTGGGTGACGGCCGTCGAGGACGAGGAGCAGACGCCGCTCGACGAGTTGGCGAAGGAGATTACCGACGCGGTGGGCATTCGACTGGAGTACGAGACGGCCTACGACTGGATTGCCTTCGTTCCCCTGCGGTCGAGCAACGCCGGGGCGCTCACCAAGTACTTCGGGAAGAAAGCGAGTGGCGAATACAAATACCGGGGCATCGAGGTTCGCCAGCGCAGCACGCCTCCGTTCGTCAAAGAAGCGCAGAAAGACCTCATCGAGACGCTCGACACCCACCGGACGCCCGAGGCGGTGTGCGACCGTCTGCAGGTGTGGCTTGGAAAACTCCGATCAGGGAAGGTAGACACCGCCGAACTGGTCGTCACGAATCGCGTCTCGAAGTCTCTGGAAGAGTATTCGCAATCGACGCGGAACGTGGCCGCACTCGAACGGGCGGCGAAACTTGGACGGTCCCGTGGCCCGGGGCAGAAGGTGCAGTACGTCGTAGTCGACGACGCCGCGGACGACATCGACCGAGTTGCACTTGCAAGCGAGCACCCGAGTGAGTACGACGTCGAGTTCTACTGTGACCTTTTGCTCCGAGCGGCCGAGAGCGTGGTGTCACCACTCGGGTGGCGTCGGTCGCGGATATCGTCGTATCTGGCAGAGCGCGTGGATGCGTCGTTGAGTGCGTATTGAGTGAAACACCAGAACTTAAGATATCTCCTGCGCCACCAATACGAGAAATTATTCCTCGAAGTAAGAATTATATCCTTCACTCTGCAACTCCGAGTATGGTCGAGACAGACGCGAATGGACCACCTCCCTTCGAAGATGCGTTCGCCGGCGACGACGTCGAACAACGCATCTACGGCACCATCCTCCAGACCCGAGAACCGACGACAGCGAGTGCAATTGCCGACACCGCCGACTGTGACCCGAAGACTGCCCGGAAGTATCTGAACTGGTTCGACAATCTGGGAATCGTCACCCGACACGACGGCCATCCAGCCACCTACGAACGGAATGACGCGTACTTCGAGTGGCGGCGCATCAACCAGCTCGCAGCCGACCACGCTGTCGAGGACCTCCAGACCCGCGTTCGCGAGCTGACGACGCGCATCACTGAGTACGAAGACACGTACGATGCCGTCTCACCGGCCGCCGTGGATGCCGTCGCCGTCGCAGAAGTCAGCGATGACCAAACCATCGACGACGTGTACAGCGACCTCGCTGACTGGGCGACCACCCGTGAGGAACGAGAACGCTACGAACGCGCCCGCCAGCAACGCATGGGCAGCGAACGCGAGCAGGCATCCGGGTAGTCCGCTCGATGGTGCCACCGACAGGCGATGGCGGGAGCCCTGCCCCCATCGACCGACCACTCCTCGAGTTTCTTCAAACGCGGCTCGCAGCAACGAGACAAGTCTCCCGAGCGACTGTCACGGACGCAAGCGGCCACCTCGAACTTCGCGTCCGGTTCGCGTCGCCGTACTATCCAGCGACCCTCGACGAGGCGACGCTGACGGTTCGCTGGTACACGAACGACGACTTCAAACTCCACTATCGAGAGACGCACGCGGACCACGCATGGGAGTGCCGGTGGGACCGTCACTCGAATCCCCATAATACACGAGCCCACTTCCACCCCCCACCCACCGCCTCGACACCTGGCCAGGACGCGTCGTGGCCGGACGATCATCGTGACGTCGTTGCACTTGTCCTCGACGAGATCGAAGACCGAATCGCGGCTCTGTGGGACGAGTACCGAGGATAGCTCGACGACGAACCGGGTCAGCCGTAAACCTTCGTCAGGCAAGGGGGTGAATCGACGGGGGATTCCCACCCGCTGGGAATCCGCCATTCGCTCTTTGTCCGTCCCCGAGTGGGTGTTGCTAGAGACCGTCACACGAGTCGGTCGGCGTCCCGAGCGTGCACCCACGACCATGACACGAACGAAACTCTCCCGGAGGGAAGCCCCGTCGAGCGAACGAACCGCGACGACAGATGCGCGAGCGAAAACTCAGTGCCCAGAGTGCAACGGGCGAATCGTCCAAGACGGCGGCCGCGGCGAATCGACGTGCGAGGATTGTGGCCTAGTGGTCGACGAAGACGACCTCGACCACGGCCCCGAGTGGCGGGCGTACACCGCCGGCGAACGAGACGACAAGAGCCGCGTCGGCGCACCGACGACGCAACTCATCCACGATAAGGGCCTCAGTTCGACGATTAGCTGGCAGGACAAAGACGCCTACGGCAAGCCCGTCTCGGAACGCAAACGCAGTCGGCTGAAGCGCCTTCGCACGTGGGACGAACGCTACCGGACGAAAGATTCTCACGAGCGGAATCTCAGGCAGGCACTCGGCGAAATCAGCCGCATGGCCTCTGCTCTCGGACTCGGCGAACCGATTCGCGAGACGGCGGGGGTCATCTACCGACGCGCCCTCTCTGAAAATCTGCTTCCGGGTCGGTCCATCGAAGGGATGGCGACAGCATCGCTGTACGCTGCCGCGCGCCAGCAGGGCGTCCC from Haladaptatus sp. QDMS2 encodes the following:
- a CDS encoding aldehyde dehydrogenase — its product is MPHNSSTSKQQRTIRSRHRDAAAELIPSGVGRLHIGGEWIESAGGQTFETHDPTTGESLAVVQAGTALDIDRAVEAAWNAYNDCWAGHTVAERQAVLTTIADRVEARKEDFARLETLDNGKPITESRHDVKLVADHFRYFAGAIRVREGKAIPSDENRAIQTIREPYGVVGQIIPWNFPLLMAAWKLAPALAAGNAVVLKPAEETPLSILELMREVEDVLPAGVVNVVTGFGAEAGAPLVNHEDVKKLAFTGSTEVGRGVMKNAADSITDITLELGGKSPVIVHSDADIDHATDVAVNALFFNSGECCCAGTRLFVHEAIREEFVDALVAKTMQLSIGDPLLDDTDIGPEISQTEVARTNRYIRWARESGAYLLTSGETPAVGYFVAPTIVGDLEHERRAAQEEIFGPVGILFSWSSYEEMIELANDVDYGLAAGVITDDLSQAYRTARDLEAGNVWVNTYNEFPAGQPFGGYKQSGTGRETAFETLDEYLQSKTITIALTSPLDG
- a CDS encoding PadR family transcriptional regulator, which encodes MHTLTGFQRDLLTVIAGHDKPSGQDIKSELESQVGDINHGRLYPNLDALVEANLVDKGEIDRRTNYYALSDAGREALVEYDEWRENYATPVSSPAF
- a CDS encoding CPBP family intramembrane glutamic endopeptidase; amino-acid sequence: MVTPAHESPLRRRFGVTLLAGLPGILALAGYIYLTTPQSAIPAGLSRPLLAVLSGVNSLLFLAVACLVGAFAAPRVGLRSYLVDRAGTGDRIWPRLRDEVRLAVSVGILGGLLVLVLDVALAPFVAQDIPQPGAGAVQPTVFDVLAYAPVRFLYGGITEELMFRFGLMSALVFVGWFVSGRRAGGPRSGVMWVAIVVSAVLFGVGHLPALAQSVSLTPLLIARTILLNTVAGVLFGWLYWRRSLEAAMVAHASFHVPLVVVSLVQVALL
- a CDS encoding Cdc6/Cdc18 family protein; its protein translation is MIRDARVLQDDFLPQEVQHREAEVTQLSTTLAALTRGEAPETAFLSGPSGVGKTCIAKFTVDRLREELIDVNHQYINCWEDYNRYRTLYRILEGIGQTLDVHRQSTPLDELLERVRSYDGPPYVVILDEVDQLEDTSVLYDLYNTPRIHMVLIANEEDDLFAELEERVRSRLLSSVRVRFERYHLEELVTILEDRARWGLSEGAIGKQQLALIGDAAAGDARVAIGILRNAARRAQQANADTISFEMVHESIPRGKAEVRRKAVDKLHPHQHALYEILREAGELSPGELYERYTENVENPKTKRTVRNYLTKMDHYGLVIAEGTNRGRTYRPQ
- a CDS encoding type B DNA-directed DNA polymerase, translated to MPFTFDYRDGDVLAWSLTDEGATYTRDESYTPTIYVSAHGAGHLADAADVLRGHPAVSHVREVSERVSFRHDTEPVLEVGVTELDAVTMLAHTIAGWGSPGTYRPYNVDLSREYRYCLENDIMPLPERELRVLSLSTPESNLSRGRITTLKLDDETVEGTPAEVLDVLSVRLDAQDPDVFLLSTSELVPALYEQARQVGNDEFYLGRLPGWERLAGKSTYTSYGRVGHSPARYNLPGRVIIDRSNTFMWNQTNLDGCLDLVKRSGKPLQELAWASIGNILTAIEIKEARRRGVLVPWHSWRHEQFKTMNQLHEADRGGFTFAPKVGLHEDVHELDFSSLYPNIIVTRNVSPEKIRCDCHAGREDVPGLGYAICDERGYLPNVLEPLIADRDAYKRELAETDDPARRAVLEGRSNALKWILVSSFGYQGFSNAKFGRIECHEAINAFARQILLDAKDVFEANGWRVVHGIVDSLWVTAVEDEEQTPLDELAKEITDAVGIRLEYETAYDWIAFVPLRSSNAGALTKYFGKKASGEYKYRGIEVRQRSTPPFVKEAQKDLIETLDTHRTPEAVCDRLQVWLGKLRSGKVDTAELVVTNRVSKSLEEYSQSTRNVAALERAAKLGRSRGPGQKVQYVVVDDAADDIDRVALASEHPSEYDVEFYCDLLLRAAESVVSPLGWRRSRISSYLAERVDASLSAY
- a CDS encoding sugar-specific transcriptional regulator TrmB, whose amino-acid sequence is MVETDANGPPPFEDAFAGDDVEQRIYGTILQTREPTTASAIADTADCDPKTARKYLNWFDNLGIVTRHDGHPATYERNDAYFEWRRINQLAADHAVEDLQTRVRELTTRITEYEDTYDAVSPAAVDAVAVAEVSDDQTIDDVYSDLADWATTREERERYERARQQRMGSEREQASG
- a CDS encoding transcription initiation factor IIB family protein, whose amino-acid sequence is MTRTKLSRREAPSSERTATTDARAKTQCPECNGRIVQDGGRGESTCEDCGLVVDEDDLDHGPEWRAYTAGERDDKSRVGAPTTQLIHDKGLSSTISWQDKDAYGKPVSERKRSRLKRLRTWDERYRTKDSHERNLRQALGEISRMASALGLGEPIRETAGVIYRRALSENLLPGRSIEGMATASLYAAARQQGVPRPLSEFTEVSRVDETRIQRAYRYLSRELALEIEPENPAQYLPQFASALEVDDEVERQARELLSVSKGTGAHVGKSPVGLAAAALYAATQLTNRKVTQERVGDVARVSVVTIRNRYQDLLTEYETQRDV